caaaatacacttaaaaaataaatacactttggtTCCACAGTGTAAGGTAGTATCCGTCTgataaaaagcataaaaaacaaaattctgtaattttaatCGTTAATTATTagctataatttttcatttgaaaacattaacgaattatattttttacttttgcagCTGTACTTTATTATATTGAATCAGAATTATACACATACGCTAGCAAGTAGCTGAAAGCTTGCCTTCTTCCTACAAAACACGTAACTACTAGTCCTCCACTGCCGCACTATAAGCAAAAGAAATGGTGCGTTTCGAGCCGTTAGGTCAGAAAATGTTCACACGACGCAATTGGTTGCTGCGTTGTAGCATATTGATCAATATCTTGGTCATACTCTACATATGCAGTCATGTTATGATTGGCAATGGCACTGGATTTAACGGCAGCAACACATTCTTCATACAGGAACGTGGTGTGGAACCAGCGAATAGCGTAAGCATTtactaaaatttcttcaaaatatcatataaataaaatcgctTTAAATCACAGGCACAACTGATAGGTGATAAAATACAACCGCCCCCGCCACCGCCGCCCGCATCCAACGATTTACCACCAGCGCCAGTGGCGCCCAACGATACTGGTGGCGCTGAGGCGGCGCCTGTTGCATCAAATGACGCTGTTGCCGCGCCCTCACAAAATCTAGCCGGTAGCGCTGTGGCGGGGAATATAGCTGGCGCTGCTAACTTGCCCGAAGCCGTTGTATACACAAATGGCACTAGCAACGATGGTGATGCAGCTGTCGCAGAAGACAAAGATCCAGATGTACGATTAGATGCGCTCTTAAATTGTTACGATCGCGACTTCCAACCGGACGTGGCGCAACGTGGCGATTTCTGGGTGCTCACGAATTACGTGCGCGCCGATCATGGTCCGATCAAGTGCTCCGAATCGATCACTTATACAACGCATGCGGACTACACATTTTTAGATAATCTCATACCGCTGCTGGAACGGTAAGTAGAAAATATAGTGTTGTTGTGAGTAAAAAcctaatttcaactattttctgcTGCAGTTGGAATGCGCCCGTCAGCATTGCGATGCATACACCCGGCACTGACTATCAACCGACCATTGACGCCATTAAGTACCTGCGTGAATGCCTGCCGGAAAGTCATTTGGTGCGCACATTTACCACATTTCATCTGTACTTTAGCACGAAACACATACCCAAAACGGTGGCAAAGTCCTCGGAAGTGTTGAAGACACCCTACAATTGCACGCTGCCGCCACCCTATTTCAATGTCAGTTCCGGCCATTTGTATAAGtcacaaaagaaattattatatccGGTGAATGTGGGTCGGAATATAGCGCGCGATGCTGCCTTAACACATTTCATATTAGCCTCAGATATTGAATTGTATCCAAATCCAGGTTTGGTGAAGAAATTCCTCGAGATGATTGCGCGCAACGATGCGTATCTGCAGCGCAAAGCGCCGAGgtacaagcaaataaatattttatcatcCCTACATTTCtataatttccattttatttagaGTATTTCCACTCTCCATCTTCGAAGTGGAGGCCAATGCAACCGTGCCGCGCGACAAATCGGAGTTACAGGATTATTTGCGCACTGGCAAGGCGATACCCTTCCATAAGCGTGTCTGCGCCAGTTGTCACGGCGTGCCGCAGTCCAAAGAATGGATGGCCGCCAATGAGACCGATGAGTTGAGTGTTTTCCACATAGGCAAGCGTACGGGCTACTTCAGACATTGGGAACCCATTTACATTGGCACACATGCCGATCCACACTACGACGAACGACTGAGTTGGGAGGGTAAAAGTGATAAGATGACACAGGTAAGTTGCATCAAATGAAATGCAGCagtaggaaaatattttttaatacttttttatactctcgcttaatgttgataagagagtattatagttttcttcGCATAGCGGTTGTTTCtttgtcataaaactaaacgagttatatacatatagggttatgaaaaaatcgaaatcggaccattggcacgcccacaaaatggggaaaaccataaacctataaagtgtcataactaaaatttgacataaaggatcgcactagggaaGGGCATATcaggatgtaatttttattgaaaagtgggcgtagccccgcccctaaaaatgggtgaaatcgattcacaaaagcgcccacttcccatataattcaattttgaattccatccgattccttcactttataatatatacatacatacattaggaaAAAATGATGATGATGGAATAAAACTGTATTTGAGCTCATTGtcgaaaaattgtcgaaatcggactgtaACTTTTTAattccccggatatcgaatatgaagaactcagtgccagtattttttcaccgaaaatatcggtaaatctcacagatatcttaaattaattcagaggaaatctttgtcttctaatagtgtgtctctgtaccaaaaaatggttcaaatcgggtcaaaacttcccctagttcccatatacctaataataggttttttaaacttccggtgggctttatacctcatatatcggttaatgtgtgaaatatcttagccaaattaagtgagccataatcttggatatactaGATAACGTATATTGGTGGATaagggttgtttgtaacacccaaaactataCGAGTTAaatgtagggttatatataccaaagtgatcagggtgaagtgtggagttcaaatccgaatgtctgtctgtccgtccgtccgtacgtccgtccgtctgtgcaagctgtaacttgagtaaaaattaagatatcttgataaaacttggcacacttatttcttggcaccataggaaggttgctttcgaaaatgaacaaaatcggaccactgccccacccacaaaatggcgaaaccaaaaacacataaagtgccataaataaagctatggaactaaaatttggtatgaaggatcgcactatgaagggtcatatttggatgtaattcttttggggaagagggcgtgaccccgccccaaatagggtttttgtatatatctcgcaaaccaatagagctatataaaccgaactttctgcagtcgtttttttagccacttcttaatacagtccaaaaatgaaagaaatcggataataacaatgcccacctcccatacaaagtttaggttgaaaattactaaaagtgagttaactcactaacgaaaaacgtgagaaacactaaatttcacataagaaatggcagatggaagctgcactcagatttttttacaaaatggaaaatgggcgtggcgtcgcccacttatgggtcaaaaaccatatctcaggaactactcgaccgatttcaatgaaacttggtttgtaatagttttcttacatcccaatgatatgttgtgaaaataggccaaaacgcttcacaaccacgcccaattccaatataccagaactttgaagacgatctgaatcgttaactttacaatatataaagtaagcactagtgaagatatcggtgcagagctttgcacaaatactatgttaatagtgtggcagccccattctaaaaatcgccaaaatcggatcatatgttttcaaggccccatagagcgaacatgaggacctcggtacttctaacctaatattagggattCTAACTTTCAAGGGactctatacaatatatatgtgggtcaaattgtgtattatataatatagagttaaataaattgcgagagtataaaatgttcggttacacccgaacttagcccttcctaacttgttatttattctttttctttaattttattctctTTTTGTAGGGTTATGCGCTCTGCGTTTTAGACTACGAATTCCACATACTGGACAATGCCTTCCTCGTGCACAAACCGGGCATTAAAGTGCTGCAAAAAGATAATCGTCGCGCCATGTTGGCGGGCAAAACGAATCAACTCATACGTAAAATCATCTATCCGGAATTGAAGATAATGTATGGTGTGCGTCAAGGCTGCGTTGTATAGTAACTAATAAATTggcaaaaaagttgaaaaacttttttaagctATCATAAGCATGGAATTAAAAGACTACTACTACAATTCAAAATACTACTTTTCTAAGAGACGTAGCGCAAGCTGAACCGTATGAAACATTAACGATATGCTGTTGCagcgtatatatatgtatgtaaaatatatatatttaactatttGCCAGCGTATGCATAGTTACAATTATATTGAGTAATTACTAACTAAATAGCGTCGATTTGCGCCAAAACGCACTGTaaagtatagtatatattttatagtagtttgttttttgttttttaatttcgttttatttccaattgaaatatgcaaagataacctcaaaaatatttttgtaacgtAACTATAGCTattaattatgcaaaaaaaaagtgtcACAAAAGAAAagtatataagcatatatactAAAACTACGCTAAAGTcgctgcaaaaaatatttaataaattgtgaaagtgcgaaaaatatttttttttttgtgcaattgaattaaataattaattgcatattttcaaaatatgtacgaAATTTGTAATaagtgaattgaaaaaaataaaaaaagagaaaaacgaaaatacgttaaaaaatattagtttagtGAGAAAAAAACttagatatttttgtattgttaatTAATTACTAGTAAGTTTAACGAATATAAGCccgcaaaagaaaaaaatataaacgcgTTGCAAACAAAAACGCCtaatagtcaaaaaaaaaagaatttgtaGTAATACTTTTAAGCgtcaaatatgaaatttgtaaatacaCTTTAAGTGTATACAGAGCACACGCACGCactctcacatacatacatgcctatacgtatgcgtatgtatgtaattttgtaGTAAAAAATCGGATTATCCAAAGTATTAATCCACATATTTTTTCACTGTGTTCGTAGTTTCCCAAATATAagcataatttgttgttgtgttaattgaaattaaatgaaataattctgattttttttagcCGCACTAACATTTTTACGttctcaaaaaatttttattttcttcgttCGTTCTTTGTAGTTGTAACTAACCGTTATAATCAATATGCTTTAAAAGGTATTATTTGCTTTGTTGTAGCTGTATATTTATGCTATAAAGTAACggtatataatttgtttattgttattttgttaaCTTGAGCCTAAATTTTATACGAATTCGTTTGAAAAcagacatttttaataattagcttTGTATTAAAACTTTATTCAAAGTGCTGAAATTCTATACTAGCCGCTTTCGATGCGTCACTCAACTCTTGTAAGCTACAATTACTTGTAAAACCAAATAACAAAATTGAGTTCAAAACTAGTGTGTATGCAGTTGTGTAACTTcaactttaaaaatgtttatgtgatttataccagttgtattTTCGTTACACCACTACTCAATTTCTGACGCAACAAAGCCAactaataacaaattaaaaacatattaaagTAGTCTAACGGTTTGctaaattataccagttttctaaattataccagtttttataccttttttttgtttcatcactgcctatttttttcaaaacaatggCAGCAATAACTTATTAAAGTAGCATAccaattttacaaattagaccagtttttataccaattttttgtgtttttcttcaCATTCTAATTTTCTGCAATATCAATAACAAATGAAGCAGTatatcaattttaaaaattataccagttttttgtttgtttcatcactgcatattttttccaaacttATTAACTTAATAAAGTATtgaatcaaattttaaaattataccagtttttatacgagttttttgtttgtttcatcactttataatttttgacaAATCGAAACCGGCTATTATTAGAAAAGAAGCATAAAGTAATTTTTCGaattcagtaaaaaaataatattttacagcgACTTAAGCGACattttataaactaaaatttaattaaatgaaaattaattaattattatgcaattcttttgttaaaaatcaaaaattaatattaaataaatacgaaCTTCCACTTGATTACCAACATAAATCCTTCATTGACTGCAACAAAGTCTGCCAATTaatgtttaaattattaatatatttttttttttaattttagttttctaaACTGGCATAAAATCAAGGGCATTTGAGACCAGTTTTATGCcacaattacaatttttttttcaaaatattaaattttcctttttcaactaatatttcaagcattttactacattgagaaaaattaaaaatatagtataataGCCTTTTGTAAGCGTAAGAACCGTGATATTTGAACTCtagtaattaaaaaagtaattaaaaggtaaacatgaaaacaaaacaaaaataataaacaatacatacaaactttTTGCAAACACAGTCACTATGTTGCATTactgattaaaaataaaaaaaataataatttaataattattataaaaatttgtatcatCTCAAATTCAAAAAAGCATAGTGTGTAATCTAAGTATTTGTATAAGTAATGCGCATAAAACTAGCTGGTAGACTAGTTAAGTAGGCATTGAAGGCAAGTAAACAATTACACATAACGGTTCATGcaaaaaattgtgtattgtttgtggcaaaaaacTCAATAATACTAAAAACGTgaactataaataaaaaactaattcaaaaaaatgccaattaaatatttacggaAAGTGAAAATTTTGCTAT
This portion of the Zeugodacus cucurbitae isolate PBARC_wt_2022May chromosome 3, idZeuCucr1.2, whole genome shotgun sequence genome encodes:
- the LOC105216178 gene encoding beta-1,4-glucuronyltransferase 1 → MVRFEPLGQKMFTRRNWLLRCSILINILVILYICSHVMIGNGTGFNGSNTFFIQERGVEPANSAQLIGDKIQPPPPPPPASNDLPPAPVAPNDTGGAEAAPVASNDAVAAPSQNLAGSAVAGNIAGAANLPEAVVYTNGTSNDGDAAVAEDKDPDVRLDALLNCYDRDFQPDVAQRGDFWVLTNYVRADHGPIKCSESITYTTHADYTFLDNLIPLLERWNAPVSIAMHTPGTDYQPTIDAIKYLRECLPESHLVRTFTTFHLYFSTKHIPKTVAKSSEVLKTPYNCTLPPPYFNVSSGHLYKSQKKLLYPVNVGRNIARDAALTHFILASDIELYPNPGLVKKFLEMIARNDAYLQRKAPRVFPLSIFEVEANATVPRDKSELQDYLRTGKAIPFHKRVCASCHGVPQSKEWMAANETDELSVFHIGKRTGYFRHWEPIYIGTHADPHYDERLSWEGKSDKMTQGYALCVLDYEFHILDNAFLVHKPGIKVLQKDNRRAMLAGKTNQLIRKIIYPELKIMYGVRQGCVV